One Streptomyces lincolnensis genomic region harbors:
- a CDS encoding glycoside hydrolase domain-containing protein, giving the protein MADEMVLRAQRFINSTYGDVPGITKVDETGVVTWPTLNALIRALQYELGITALADNFGPTTLRTLTEKWPSIDAGSTAPANVIRILQSALYCKGYDGGDIDGTYGARVAAAVREIKADAGLDGPFPGDAVVPKLFKALLTMDAYTLRDGGDDTVRAAQRWMNATYIGRANFFVIACDGRYSRDVQRALMFAVQYETGMTDAVANGVFGPGTQAGVRNNPVSVGSTGAWVRLFSAAMAFNRRRGVAFTDAFDARLAVRVCAFQEFVRLPVTGKGDFATWASLLVSTGDTTRPGTAADCSTEVTAARAKELAAAGYEVVGRYLSNVAGTSLDKMIKPGELRVMADNGLACFPIYQTNGAAASYFTAAQGTSDAADALHWARYHGFRPGTRIYFAVDYDAVDSEVDSGVLPYFRALKAAVDADGAGYRTGIYGPRAVCSRVGGEGLTSASFVSDMSTAYTGNVASPLPEDWAFDQIVTLSVGSGDGAIEIDKNIASGRDRGQISYDPPGAATDLDVRFDLSRRAVALADVRAYLQSCGIPEKGAGDPTPTSTKVAPGAAGTTEAFDTLIAYDAVLTDLARTLRMRKALIAASVLWAARTGTTLSPKAAVAARNHCVRTRILRGPILDANDPADLRAMGRKLRDDTTFRVNTVAYALITSAHDLGLPRPGLADTDHSTLRLLDGPVQLGLYQVLEKYYAPLRAGR; this is encoded by the coding sequence ATGGCCGACGAGATGGTGCTGCGCGCCCAGAGATTCATCAACAGCACCTATGGCGACGTACCGGGCATCACCAAGGTCGACGAGACCGGCGTGGTGACCTGGCCGACGCTGAACGCCCTGATCCGCGCCCTCCAGTACGAGCTGGGCATCACCGCCCTCGCGGACAACTTCGGGCCCACCACCCTGCGCACGCTGACCGAGAAGTGGCCGTCCATCGACGCGGGCTCGACCGCCCCGGCCAACGTCATACGGATCCTCCAGTCCGCCCTGTACTGCAAGGGCTACGACGGCGGGGACATCGACGGCACGTACGGCGCCCGGGTCGCCGCCGCCGTACGGGAGATCAAGGCGGACGCGGGTCTCGACGGGCCGTTCCCCGGGGACGCGGTGGTGCCCAAGCTGTTCAAGGCGCTGCTGACCATGGACGCGTACACGCTCCGGGACGGCGGCGACGACACCGTCCGCGCGGCGCAGCGCTGGATGAACGCCACGTACATCGGGCGGGCGAACTTCTTCGTCATCGCCTGCGACGGCCGCTACTCCCGGGACGTGCAGCGGGCGCTGATGTTCGCCGTGCAGTACGAGACCGGCATGACCGACGCCGTGGCGAACGGCGTCTTCGGGCCCGGCACCCAGGCCGGGGTCAGGAACAACCCCGTGAGCGTGGGGTCGACCGGCGCGTGGGTGCGGCTGTTCTCGGCGGCGATGGCGTTCAACCGGCGGCGCGGGGTCGCCTTCACGGACGCCTTCGACGCGCGGCTGGCCGTACGGGTGTGCGCCTTCCAGGAGTTCGTACGGCTGCCGGTCACCGGGAAGGGCGACTTCGCGACCTGGGCGTCCCTGCTGGTCTCCACCGGTGACACCACCCGTCCGGGCACCGCCGCGGACTGTTCCACCGAGGTCACGGCCGCCCGGGCCAAGGAGCTGGCCGCCGCCGGGTACGAGGTGGTCGGGCGGTATCTGTCGAACGTCGCCGGCACCAGCCTCGACAAGATGATCAAGCCGGGCGAGCTCAGGGTCATGGCCGACAACGGCCTGGCCTGCTTCCCGATCTACCAGACCAACGGTGCCGCCGCGAGCTACTTCACCGCCGCGCAGGGCACCTCGGACGCCGCCGACGCCCTCCACTGGGCCCGCTACCACGGCTTTAGGCCCGGCACCCGGATCTACTTCGCGGTCGACTACGACGCCGTCGACAGCGAGGTCGACTCGGGGGTCCTGCCGTACTTCCGGGCGCTGAAGGCCGCGGTCGACGCCGACGGCGCGGGCTACCGCACCGGCATCTACGGCCCGCGCGCGGTGTGCTCCCGGGTCGGCGGCGAGGGCCTGACCTCGGCGAGCTTCGTCTCCGACATGTCCACCGCGTACACCGGGAACGTGGCCTCCCCGCTGCCCGAGGACTGGGCCTTCGACCAGATCGTCACGCTCTCCGTGGGCAGCGGCGACGGCGCCATCGAGATCGACAAGAACATCGCCTCCGGCCGGGACCGCGGCCAGATCTCCTACGACCCGCCGGGCGCCGCGACCGACCTCGACGTCCGCTTCGACCTCTCCCGACGGGCGGTGGCCCTGGCCGACGTCCGCGCCTACCTCCAGTCGTGTGGCATCCCCGAGAAGGGCGCCGGCGACCCCACACCCACCTCCACCAAGGTCGCCCCGGGGGCGGCCGGCACCACCGAGGCCTTCGACACCCTCATCGCCTACGACGCCGTACTGACCGATCTCGCCCGCACCCTGCGGATGCGCAAGGCACTGATCGCGGCGAGCGTGCTGTGGGCGGCGCGCACCGGTACGACGCTCTCGCCGAAGGCGGCCGTCGCCGCCCGCAACCACTGCGTCCGCACGCGCATCCTGCGCGGCCCGATCCTCGACGCGAACGACCCGGCGGACCTGCGCGCGATGGGCCGGAAGCTGCGCGACGACACCACGTTCCGCGTCAACACCGTCGCCTACGCCCTCATCACCTCCGCCCACGACCTGGGCCTGCCGCGCCCGGGCCTGGCCGACACGGACCACAGCACCCTGCGGCTCCTGGACGGACCCGTCCAACTGGGCCTGTACCAGGTGCTGGAGAAGTACTACGCGCCCCTGCGCGCGGGCCGTTGA
- a CDS encoding DUF6571 family protein: protein MNLNTLRFGEFGKLSTAVTDWSTLVTNLEALQREAAEGLKGFADKANWTGVNSQVTKVFITKTAGEFSDAYNQAKTIRNILQDTHDELVGHRERLKTAIANGLKKNLTVMDTGNGSFTVTMNVHPDRAAEGHTPPEHKPEDVTALRDEVARILGDAITSDETAAEALKAIVGQSELGFSDASFKDRDSAAQSLKDAQRVADLARKGDDMSPEEFDEANRLMAAHRGDPLFQEKFATTLGPRGTMDFWADMSDPTDGSRLLHDRRDQFAEFQKNLGLTLAGATQSDSPAMRNWTDQMVQLGDQRFTQRGGDVYGFQIMSNLMRTGDYDNRFLNQYGDKLVAMEKEMRIPDRLYQMEPTFKTNFIGEERGLDPMSGFMTALSNSPDAATEFFKDDQPQDNARWVLKDRPYFDDSPLHDGPNEGKDAAGRALVAAGTGMNPNDPNARYVEHTDDHRRVLDRSLGILAESKDDFPAEFRDDMAKILVNHGDATHHTMSSLATDENDPRQLDRKQLLEVTKQISRDQGAYGMLNQGLTHEIVRDIHNDKPADPRQTLLRAGATMGFLEEARYQALEVDKENPTWSAKFIESGVGAAVSYIPVAGPVVDKGVGIAVEAWKQDEEARINEENSRVKGETFTEREGQLQALAREWMAANPGSLNGRDEYTITSDINGAAFDGNNRAQGLAGK from the coding sequence ACGAAGGTGTTCATCACCAAGACGGCCGGTGAGTTCTCCGACGCCTACAACCAGGCCAAGACGATCCGGAACATCCTCCAGGACACCCACGACGAGCTCGTCGGCCACCGCGAGCGGCTCAAGACGGCCATCGCGAACGGCCTCAAGAAGAACCTGACCGTCATGGACACCGGCAACGGCTCCTTCACCGTCACCATGAACGTCCACCCGGACCGCGCGGCCGAGGGCCACACGCCGCCCGAGCACAAGCCGGAGGACGTCACCGCGCTGCGCGACGAGGTGGCGAGGATCCTCGGCGACGCCATCACCAGTGACGAGACGGCCGCGGAGGCCCTGAAGGCGATCGTCGGCCAGTCCGAACTGGGCTTCTCCGACGCCTCGTTCAAGGACCGCGACTCGGCGGCGCAGTCCCTCAAGGACGCGCAGCGCGTCGCGGACCTGGCGAGGAAGGGCGACGACATGTCGCCCGAGGAGTTCGACGAGGCCAACCGCCTCATGGCCGCCCACCGGGGCGACCCGCTGTTCCAGGAGAAGTTCGCGACGACCCTGGGCCCGCGCGGCACCATGGACTTCTGGGCGGACATGTCCGATCCGACGGACGGCAGCAGGCTCCTGCACGACCGCAGGGACCAGTTCGCCGAGTTCCAGAAGAACCTCGGCCTCACCCTCGCCGGAGCCACCCAGTCCGACTCGCCGGCCATGCGGAACTGGACCGACCAGATGGTCCAGTTGGGCGACCAGCGCTTCACCCAGCGCGGCGGCGACGTCTACGGCTTCCAGATCATGAGCAACCTGATGCGGACCGGGGACTACGACAACCGGTTCCTCAACCAGTACGGCGACAAGCTCGTGGCGATGGAGAAGGAGATGAGGATCCCGGACCGGCTCTACCAGATGGAGCCGACGTTCAAGACGAACTTCATCGGCGAGGAGCGCGGCCTGGACCCGATGTCCGGCTTCATGACCGCCCTGTCCAACAGCCCGGACGCGGCCACCGAGTTCTTCAAGGACGACCAGCCGCAGGACAACGCGCGCTGGGTGCTCAAGGACCGGCCGTACTTCGACGACAGCCCGCTCCACGACGGCCCCAACGAGGGCAAGGACGCGGCCGGCCGGGCGCTCGTCGCCGCCGGCACGGGCATGAACCCCAACGACCCGAACGCCCGCTACGTCGAGCACACCGACGACCACCGCCGGGTCCTCGACCGCTCCCTCGGGATCCTCGCCGAGTCCAAGGACGACTTCCCGGCCGAGTTCCGCGACGACATGGCCAAGATCCTGGTGAACCACGGCGACGCCACGCACCACACGATGAGCTCGCTCGCGACCGACGAGAACGACCCGCGTCAGCTGGACCGCAAGCAGCTCCTGGAGGTCACCAAGCAGATCTCCCGCGACCAGGGCGCGTACGGCATGCTCAACCAGGGCCTGACCCACGAGATCGTCCGGGACATCCACAACGACAAGCCCGCCGACCCGCGCCAGACCCTGCTGCGGGCCGGCGCCACCATGGGCTTCCTGGAGGAGGCGCGCTACCAGGCGCTGGAGGTCGACAAGGAGAACCCGACCTGGAGCGCGAAGTTCATCGAGAGCGGGGTCGGCGCCGCGGTCAGCTACATCCCCGTGGCCGGGCCCGTGGTGGACAAGGGTGTCGGTATCGCCGTGGAGGCGTGGAAGCAGGACGAGGAGGCGCGCATCAACGAGGAGAACTCCCGGGTGAAGGGCGAGACCTTCACCGAGCGCGAGGGCCAGCTCCAGGCGCTGGCGAGGGAGTGGATGGCGGCCAATCCCGGCAGCCTGAACGGCCGCGACGAGTACACGATCACCAGCGACATCAACGGCGCCGCGTTCGACGGCAACAACCGGGCGCAGGGACTGGCGGGCAAGTGA
- a CDS encoding cation:proton antiporter, giving the protein MHQTTAMLIELGAIILVLGLLGRLAGRVGFSPIPLYLLAGLAFGQGGILPLQASEEFVATGAEIGVILLLLLLGLEYSASELVTSLKTQYPSGAVDFVLNATPGAVMALLLGWGPVAAVALAGVTWISSSGVIAKVLGDLRRLGNRETPVVLGVLVLEDLSMAVYLPILTALLAGVSLAGGTVTLLIALGTVGAVLYLALRHGRLISRAVSSDSAEMLLLVVFGLTLVVAGIAQHLQVSAAVGAFLVGIALSGEVAEGAGVLLTPLRDLFAAVFFVFFGLHTDPADIPPVLLPALALAAVTALTKIATGYWAARRAGISAKGRWRAGGTLVARGEFSIVIAGLAVSTEPRIGPLATAYVLILVVLGPITARWTEPAARRLTNRLHPAPRPTPPTPPTTEPTEAVGMGH; this is encoded by the coding sequence GTGCACCAGACCACCGCCATGCTCATCGAACTCGGGGCGATCATCCTCGTCCTGGGCCTGCTGGGACGCCTCGCCGGACGGGTGGGGTTCTCCCCCATACCCCTCTATCTCCTCGCCGGGCTCGCCTTCGGACAGGGCGGCATCCTGCCGTTGCAGGCCAGCGAGGAGTTCGTCGCCACCGGTGCGGAGATCGGCGTCATCCTGCTGCTGCTCCTGCTCGGCCTGGAGTACAGCGCGTCCGAGCTCGTCACCAGCCTGAAGACCCAATACCCCTCCGGCGCGGTCGACTTCGTCCTCAACGCGACCCCGGGCGCGGTGATGGCGCTGCTGCTCGGCTGGGGTCCGGTCGCCGCCGTCGCGCTGGCCGGCGTCACCTGGATCTCCTCCTCCGGTGTCATCGCCAAGGTCCTCGGCGACCTACGACGACTCGGCAACCGGGAGACACCGGTGGTGCTGGGCGTCCTGGTCCTGGAAGACCTCTCCATGGCCGTCTACCTGCCGATCCTCACCGCCCTGCTCGCCGGGGTGAGCCTGGCGGGCGGCACGGTCACCCTGCTGATCGCGCTGGGCACCGTGGGAGCCGTCCTCTATCTCGCGCTGCGGCACGGGCGGCTGATCAGCCGGGCGGTCTCCTCCGACAGCGCGGAGATGCTGCTGCTGGTCGTCTTCGGGCTCACCCTCGTGGTCGCCGGCATCGCCCAGCACCTCCAGGTCTCGGCGGCCGTGGGCGCGTTCCTGGTCGGCATAGCGCTCTCGGGCGAGGTCGCCGAAGGCGCCGGGGTCCTCCTCACCCCGCTGCGCGATCTGTTCGCGGCGGTGTTCTTCGTCTTCTTCGGCCTGCACACCGACCCGGCCGACATCCCGCCGGTCCTGCTCCCCGCGCTCGCCCTGGCCGCCGTCACCGCCCTCACGAAGATCGCCACCGGCTACTGGGCCGCCCGCCGGGCCGGAATCTCGGCCAAGGGCCGCTGGCGGGCGGGCGGCACACTCGTCGCGCGCGGCGAGTTCTCCATCGTCATCGCCGGACTCGCCGTCAGCACCGAACCCCGCATCGGCCCCCTCGCCACCGCCTACGTCCTCATCCTGGTCGTCCTCGGCCCCATCACCGCCCGCTGGACCGAACCCGCAGCCCGCCGCCTCACCAACCGCCTCCACCCCGCCCCCCGACCCACACCCCCGACCCCACCGACCACCGAACCTACGGAGGCGGTAGGGATGGGGCACTGA
- a CDS encoding SCO2400 family protein: protein MDYCSSCRRHLNGALVCPGCGAYAPDIAPATADHRTAPAAVAMTAAPDSTAWDAWYDGRPHDEAGEPGETGEPAVDTDGVPIAPEGRAARRRQRARWKKNQRRAVVATAVALVGGGLTLASMDRQSGDHTQAATAPVDPGTGVEEQTAQVSGPAGTQPETRHATSTPARSASAGHESGRYVTASQGTTTSNAARTDSASAPRETTVSTSPARSTVASVADTVSRATGTTGTTNTTGTTGTSGTSGSTATTPTQTPTDTATDGSGSGSSGSGTSGSGTGASQSDSSTSATSPSGICVLGLLCIS from the coding sequence ATGGACTACTGCTCCTCGTGTCGTCGGCATCTCAACGGCGCCCTGGTGTGCCCCGGGTGCGGCGCCTACGCCCCCGACATCGCCCCGGCCACTGCCGACCACCGGACCGCCCCGGCCGCCGTCGCCATGACGGCCGCACCGGACTCCACGGCCTGGGACGCCTGGTACGACGGCCGCCCCCACGACGAGGCGGGCGAGCCGGGCGAGACGGGTGAGCCGGCCGTCGACACCGACGGTGTGCCCATCGCGCCCGAGGGGCGGGCCGCACGGCGTCGCCAGCGCGCCCGGTGGAAGAAGAACCAGCGCCGGGCCGTGGTCGCGACCGCCGTCGCGCTCGTCGGCGGCGGCCTGACCCTGGCCTCGATGGACCGGCAGTCCGGCGACCACACCCAGGCGGCCACCGCCCCCGTGGACCCGGGCACCGGTGTCGAGGAGCAGACGGCCCAGGTGTCCGGCCCGGCCGGGACCCAGCCCGAGACCCGCCACGCCACGTCCACGCCGGCCCGCTCGGCCTCGGCCGGCCACGAGAGCGGGCGGTACGTCACCGCCTCGCAGGGCACCACCACCTCGAACGCCGCCCGCACGGACTCCGCCTCCGCTCCTCGCGAGACGACGGTGTCCACCTCGCCGGCCCGCTCCACCGTCGCCTCGGTCGCCGACACGGTCTCCCGCGCCACCGGCACCACCGGCACGACGAACACCACGGGCACCACCGGCACGTCGGGTACGTCCGGCTCGACCGCCACGACGCCCACGCAGACGCCCACCGACACCGCCACCGACGGCTCCGGCTCCGGCAGCTCCGGCTCCGGGACGTCCGGCTCCGGCACGGGGGCCTCGCAGTCCGACAGCTCCACGTCCGCGACCTCGCCGTCGGGGATCTGCGTGCTCGGACTGCTCTGCATCAGCTGA
- a CDS encoding M15 family metallopeptidase, whose amino-acid sequence MAATRRHFLRSAVTTAVAVGAVSGTAVTASANGTESGTAAGSAASGTASGTAAGSGPVSANGWPIAAAPDDGGSVWTRPVPGTGFGVEVAIGDVETILVHVVRRFHYEIEALLDGDVTGYRAPATTKGYETNHASGTAVDIRPDCYPAGVKGGFFAPQAAVIRDILADCEGVVKWGGDFTTPDESHFQIDVPPTSPAVKRVADKLRAWNASPGEGAGVARDTLDGDRRSAARALQRRQAA is encoded by the coding sequence ATGGCAGCAACACGACGGCACTTCCTGCGCTCGGCGGTCACCACGGCGGTCGCGGTCGGCGCGGTCTCCGGTACGGCGGTGACGGCCTCCGCGAACGGCACGGAGAGCGGCACGGCGGCCGGATCGGCGGCGTCGGGCACGGCGTCCGGGACGGCGGCGGGCTCCGGCCCGGTCTCCGCCAACGGCTGGCCGATCGCCGCGGCCCCGGACGACGGCGGCAGTGTCTGGACGCGCCCGGTGCCCGGCACGGGCTTCGGCGTCGAGGTGGCGATCGGGGACGTGGAGACGATCCTCGTGCACGTCGTCCGCCGCTTCCACTACGAGATCGAGGCCCTGCTCGACGGTGACGTGACCGGTTACCGGGCCCCGGCGACCACCAAGGGCTACGAGACCAACCACGCCTCCGGCACGGCCGTCGACATCCGCCCGGACTGCTATCCGGCGGGCGTGAAGGGCGGGTTCTTCGCGCCCCAGGCCGCCGTGATCCGCGACATCCTCGCGGACTGCGAGGGCGTGGTGAAGTGGGGCGGCGACTTCACCACCCCCGACGAGAGCCACTTCCAGATCGACGTCCCGCCCACCTCGCCGGCGGTCAAACGCGTCGCCGACAAGCTCCGCGCCTGGAACGCCTCCCCCGGCGAGGGCGCCGGCGTCGCCCGGGACACCCTGGACGGCGACCGCCGTTCGGCGGCGCGGGCGTTGCAGCGCAGGCAGGCGGCGTAG
- a CDS encoding cation:proton antiporter regulatory subunit, producing MGTPRLSSTPLPGIGVRYDLTTRERRRLSVVAHRDGARTLNAYHGDDPDDCALSVRLTSGEAAALVDAMLPAHHSPSLLSTTELGLVAERIELSAVSHWNGRLLGETRMRTDTGVSIVAVLRRAEAIPSPRPDFRLSGGDILIVIGTREGVDTAATILARE from the coding sequence GTGGGGACTCCGCGCCTGAGCAGTACGCCGTTGCCGGGGATCGGGGTCCGCTACGACCTGACCACACGGGAGCGGCGCCGGCTGTCCGTGGTCGCGCACCGCGACGGCGCCCGGACGCTGAACGCGTACCACGGGGACGACCCGGACGACTGCGCGCTCTCCGTACGGCTGACCTCCGGGGAGGCGGCGGCCCTCGTCGACGCGATGCTTCCGGCGCACCACAGTCCCAGCCTGCTGTCCACCACCGAGCTGGGGCTGGTGGCCGAGCGGATCGAACTCTCGGCGGTCTCGCACTGGAACGGACGGCTGCTGGGCGAGACCCGGATGCGCACCGACACCGGAGTCTCGATCGTGGCCGTACTACGCCGCGCCGAAGCCATCCCCTCCCCCCGCCCCGACTTCCGCCTCTCCGGCGGCGACATCCTGATCGTCATCGGCACCCGAGAGGGCGTGGACACGGCGGCGACGATCCTGGCTCGGGAGTGA